In Zalophus californianus isolate mZalCal1 chromosome 4, mZalCal1.pri.v2, whole genome shotgun sequence, the following proteins share a genomic window:
- the TMEM82 gene encoding transmembrane protein 82, translated as MFSLPSLPSWLPSFPSLRWGSGLLDSVLQGLIGASGVSVLNSLLKVYFFVNCANNSERRQEKQRLQAQWALLEMVHLAGLALILTILGARVAALVVLEFSLRAVSSLLSLGKGSERERLQLYLLSQYSLGCGLTCGLSFLQEGAPHRTLNLLLGLWLATLLSAGARRLCRHVCQLYDELHSGLRCCGLCLGLLAGAHGLPRLLARALAVAFAVGDLAAVALVNRDFPTTSDAVRFWMPLIICYTLLVIYMQEEQRQHPGLQSQVQTLLVRMGGLFVLLLTVGCWLDLLGVLLSLLGELWCLAGSRTLLDLCRIQDFPSRRPSGSAPRQTQPQPSAAAQPQDTAPS; from the exons ATGTTCTCCCTGccatccctcccctcctggcTCCCCAGCTTCCCCTCCCTCCGGTGGGGCTCCGGCCTCCTCGACTCTGTCCTTCAGG gCCTCATCGGGGCCAGTGGAGTCTCGGTCCTGAACAGCCTCCTGAAGGTCTACTTCTTTGTGAACTGTGCCAA CAACTCCGAGCGGCGGCAGGAGAAGCAGCGGCTGCAGGCCCAGTGGGCCTTGCTGGAGATGGTGCACCTGGCGGGGCTGGCCCTAATCCTGACCATCCTGGGGGCCCGGGTGGCTGCCCTGGTGGTGCTTGAGTTCTCCCTCCGGGCTGTCTCCTCACTGCTCTCCCTGGGTAAG GGCTCCGAGAGGGAGAGGCTGCAGCTGTACCTGCTGAGCCAGTACTCACTGGGCTGTGGGCTGACCTGCGGCCTGAGCTTCCTGCAAGAGGGCGCCCCTCACCGCACCCTGAACCTGCTGCTGGGCCTCTGGCTGGCCACCCTGCTCAGCGCGGGTGCCCGGCGCCTCTGCCGCCACGTCTGCCAGCTCTACGACGAGCTGCACAGCGGCCTGCGCTGCTGCGGGCTCTGCCTGGGCCTGCTGGCTGGCGCTCACGGCCTCCCCCGGCTGCTGGCCCGCGCCCTGGCCGTGGCCTTCGCTGTGGGCGACCTGGCAGCCGTGGCCCTCGTCAACCGGGACTTCCCGACCACCTCGGACGCCGTGCGCTTCTGGATGCCGCTCATCATCTGCTACACCCTGCTGGTCATCTACATGCAGG aggaACAGCGGCAACACCCCGGCCTGCAGAGCCAGGTCCAGACGTTGCTGGTGCGCATGGGTGGCCTCTTCGTGCTGCTGCTGACCGTGGGCTGCTGGCTGGACCTCCTGGGGGTCCTCCTGTCCCTGCTGGGCGAGCTCTGGTGCCTGGCAGGCAGCCGCACTCTGCTGGACCTGTGCCGGATACAG GATTTTCCATCCCGGAGGCCTTCGGGGTCAGCCCCAAGGcagacccagccccagccctcagcAGCTGCCCAGCCCCAGGACACAGCCCCCTCCTGA
- the FBLIM1 gene encoding filamin-binding LIM protein 1, translated as MASKPGKRVASSVFITLAPPRRNMAVAEEVKWASCEAWPGRPWGPPAAVKAPGAGSAGRPSPWTPPARAAATVPAVPPQLSNGGCSPPPPTLDGEDTLPDLDLLPPPPPSPDEEPPASMGASLISDLEHLPPPPPPPQSLVEGPPLQPQPGFAGPAGEELLPPPEEPVGLHEKAASTDVCAFCHKTVSPRELAVEAMKRQYHAQCFTCRTCRCQLAGQSYYQKDGRPFCESCYQDTLEKCGKCGEVVREHIIRALGRAFHPACFTCVTCARCIGDESFALDSQDEVYCLDDFYRKFAPVCSICENPIIPRDGKDAFKIECMGRNFHENCYRCEDCRILLSVEPTDQGCYPLNNRLFCKPCHVKRSAAGCC; from the exons ATGGCCTCGAAGCCGGGGAAGAGGGTCGCCTCGTCTGTCTTTATCACGCTGGCCCCCCCGCGGCGAAACATGGCAGTGGCTGAGGAAGTGAAGTGGGCGTCTTGTGAGGCCTGGCCTGGCCGCCCCTGGGGGCCCCCTGCTGCCGTGAAGGCCCCCGGGGCTGGCTCGGCAGGGAGGCCCAGCCCTTGGACACCCCCTGCCAGGGCGGCAGCCACCGTGCCAGCCGTACCACCTCAGCTCTCCAACGGAG GATGTTCTCCCCCTCCTCCTACTTTGGATGGCGAGGACACACTCCCCGACCTGgacctcctcccacctccaccgCCCTCCCCTGATGAGGAGCCTCCTGCCTCGATGGGAGCATCACTCATTTCAGACTTAGAGCACCtgcctccgcccccacccccaccccag TCCCTGGTGGAGGGGCCTccactccagccccagcctggtTTTGCTGGGCCCGCAGGGGAGGAGCTTctgcctcccccagaagaacCTGTTGGCCTCCACGAGAAAGCGGCATCCACAG ACGTCTGTGCCTTCTGCCACAAGACCGTGTCACCCCGAGAGCTGGCCGTGGAGGCCATGAAGAGGCAGTACCACGCCCAGTGCTTCACGTGCCGCACCTGCCGCTGCCAGCTAGCTGGGCAGAGCTACTACCAGAAGGACGGGCGGCCCTTCTGTGAGTCCTGCTACCAG GACACCCTGGAGAAGTGTGGCAAGTGTGGCGAGGTGGTCCGGGAGCACATCATCAGGGCCCTGGGCCGGGCCTTCCACCCCGCCTGCTTCACGTGCGTCACCTGTGCCCGGTGCATCGGGGATGAGAGCTTTGCCCTGGACAGCCAGGATGAAGTGTACTGCCTGGACGACTTCTATAG GAAATTCGCCCCGGTGTGCAGCATCTGTGAGAACCCCATCATCCCTCGAGACGGGAAGGATGCCTTCAAAATTGAGTGCATGGGAAGGAACTTCCATGAAAACTGCTACAGGTGTGAG GACTGCAGGATCCTCCTGTCTGTGGAGCCCACGGACCAAGGCTGCTACCCACTGAACAACCGCCTCTTCTGTAAGCCGTGCCACGTGAAGCGGAGTGCCGCAGGGTGCTGCTGA